One genomic region from Apodemus sylvaticus chromosome 1, mApoSyl1.1, whole genome shotgun sequence encodes:
- the Anks4b gene encoding ankyrin repeat and SAM domain-containing protein 4B produces the protein MSTRYHQAASDSYLELLKEATKRDLNLSDEDGMTPTLLAAYHGNLEALEIICSRGGDPDKCDIWGNTPLHYAASNGHSHCISFLVNFGANIFALDNDLKSPLDAAAGREQKECVALLDKAATVQNTMNPKRVARLKEQALKNARRQMKECERLQERHQNKMARTYSKEDSGTLSSSHSTFSPSSLSKPSAGGFGSLSKGIKDTFKIKSKKNKDTAEQVGKDGSSGQRPVMEVFREEEEDSFPKDFEEKLHFSAEESGDVQHESILNRPGLGSIVFSRNRVLDLEDISDSKRELGFKMPSELFQRQGTAGTDEEEEEEEREANSTAGDLPWDEEEVEWEEDAVEATPLEVFLQSQHLEEFLPIFMREQIDLEALLLCSDEDLQNIHLQLGPRKKVLNAIDKRKQVLQQPGQLVDTSL, from the exons ATGTCTACCCGCTATCACCAAGCAGCGAGCGACAGCTACCTGGAACTTCTGAAGGAGGCCACCAAGCGTGATCTGAATCTCTCAGATGAGGATGGCATGACCCCCACCCTCCTGGCAGCCTACCACGGCAACCTTGAGGCCCTAGAAATAATCTGCAGTAGAGG tggGGACCCTGATAAATGTGACATCTGGGGGAATACTCCTCTACATTATGCAGCCTCCAATGGCCACAGCCACTGCATCTCATTTCTAGTCAACTTTGGTGCCAACATCTTTGCCCTGGATAATGACTTGAAGTCTCCACTGGATGCTGCTGCTGGCAGGGAGCAGAAGGAATGTGTTGCTCTCCTGGATAAGGCTGCCACCGTGCAGAACACCATGAACCCCAAAAGGGTTGCCAGACTGAAGGAACAGGCTCTGAAGAATGCcaggaggcagatgaaagagTGTGAACGGCTTCAGGAACGGCACCAAAACAAGATGGCACGCACCTATAGCAAGGAGGACTCTGGGACACTTTCCTCTTCCCATAGTACCTTCTCTCCGTCGTCCCTTTCAAAACCTTCTGCTGGTGGATTTGGATCACTGTCTAAAGGCATTAAAGATACCTTCAAGATAAAATCTaagaagaacaaagacacagcAGAGCAGGTCGGAAAGGATGGCTCAAGTGGGCAGAGGCCTGTGATGGAAGTgttcagggaggaggaagaagactcaTTTCCAAAGGACTTCGAAGAGAAGCTTCATTTCTCAGCAGAAGAATCTGGTGATGTACAACACGAGTCTATTCTCAACCGTCCAGGTCTAGGAAGTATTGTGTTTAGCAGGAACAGAGTACTGGACCTTGAGGACATCTCAGACAGCAAGAGGGAGTTGGGGTTTAAAATGCCCAGTGAGCTGTTCCAAAGACAAGGAACAGCAGGAacagatgaagaggaggaggaggaggaaagagaggcaaaCAGCACTGCAGGTGATCTTCCTTGGGATGAAGAAGAAGTAGAATGGGAGGAAGATGCAGTTGAAGCCACTCCATTGGAAGTTTTCTTGCAGTCTCAGCACCTGGAGGAATTTCTTCCCATTTTTATGCGAGAGCAGATTGATCTAGAAGCTCTGCTGCTTTGCTCTGACGAGGACCTTCAGAATATCCACCTGCAGCTGGGCCCCAGGAAGAAAGTCCTTAATGCCATAGACAAAAGGAAGCAGGTGCTCCAACAGCCTGGGCAGCTGGTTGACACCAGCCTCTGA
- the Crym gene encoding ketimine reductase mu-crystallin yields MRRAPAFLSADEVQDHLRSSSLLIPPLEAALANFSKGPDGGVMQPVRTVVPVAKHRGFLGVMPAYSAAEDALTTKLVTFYEGHTNTTAVPSHQASVLLFDPSNGSLLAVMDGNVITAKRTAAVSAIATKFLKGPGSDVLCILGAGVQAYSHYEIFTEQFSFKEVRIWNRTRENAEKFASSVQGDVRVCSSVQEAVTGADVIITVTMATEPILFGEWVKPGAHINAVGASRPDWRELDDELMKQAVLYVDSREAALKESGDVLLSGADIFAELGEVIAGAKPAHCEKTTVFKSLGMAVEDLVAAKLVYDSWSSGK; encoded by the exons ATGAGGCGAGCACCAGCGTTCCTGAGCGCAGATGAGGTGCAGGATCACCTCCGCAGCTCCAGTCTGCTCATCCCGCCCCTGGAGGCTGCACTGGCCAACTTCTCCAAAGGTCCCGACGGAGGGGTCATGCAGCCAGTGCGCACCGTGGTACCTGTGGCCAAGCACCGAGG cttcctgggaGTCATGCCAGCCTACAGTGCCGCTGAGGATGCACTCACCACCAAGTTAGTCACCTTCTATGAGGGTCACACCAACACCACCGCGGTCCCCTCCCATCAGGCCTCGGTGCTTCTCTTTGATCCCAGCAATGGCTCCCTGCTGGCG gTCATGGATGGAAATGTCATAACTGCAAAGAGAACTGCAGCAGTGTCTGCCATCGCCACAAAG TTCTTGAAAGGTCCAGGCAGTGACGTGCTGTGCATCCTTGGGGCTGGGGTCCAGGCGTACAGTCACTATGAGATCTTCACAGAACAGTTCTCCTTCAAGGAG GTGAGAATATGGAACCGCACCAGGGAAAATGCCGAGAAGTTTGCAAGCTCAGTGCAAGGAGATGTCCGAGTCTGTTCATCAGTGCAGGAGGCTGTGACAGGGGCAGATGTCATCATCACAGTCACCATGGCAACGGAGCCCATTTTATTTGGTGAATGGGTGAAGCCGGGGGCTCACATCAATG CGGTTGGAGCCAGCAGACCTGACTGGCGAGAACTGGATGACGAGCTCATGAAGCAAGCTGTGCTCTATGTGGACTCCCGGGAGGCTGCGCTGAAGGAGTCAGGAGACGTTCTGTTGTCAGGG GCTGACATTTTTGCTGAGCTTGGAGAAGTGATTGCAGGAGCAAAGCCCGCACACTGTGAGAAGACCACAGTGTTCAAGTCTTTGG GGATGGCAGTGGAAGACCTGGTCGCAGCCAAATTAGTGTATGATTCTTGGTCATCTGGCAAGTGA